The following proteins are co-located in the Anser cygnoides isolate HZ-2024a breed goose chromosome 2, Taihu_goose_T2T_genome, whole genome shotgun sequence genome:
- the PTF1A gene encoding pancreas transcription factor 1 subunit alpha, with the protein METVLLEHFPGGLDSFSSPPYFDEEDFFPEPAPREALGADGLLEPDVDLLSRQLQEYYRDGGDPDGGYCCEAAAAAFPPSPASPGFAYECCGAAGAALLSPGGRLQALGSAKRRRRVRSEAELQQLRQAANVRERRRMQSINDAFEGLRSHIPTLPYEKRLSKVDTLRLAIGYINFLSELVQSDLPLRSAGSESPSQPKKIIICHRGTRSPSPSDPDYGLPPLAGHSLSWTDEKQLKEQNIIRTAKVWTPEDPRKVPNKASLNDIENEPPFDFVA; encoded by the exons ATGGAGAcggtgctgctggagcacttCCCCGGGGGGCTGGACTCGTTCTCCTCGCCCCCCTACTTCGACGAGGAGGACTTCTTCCCCGAGCCCGCCCCGCGGGAGGCGCTGGGCGCCGACGGGCTGCTGGAGCCCGACGTGGACTTGCTGAGCCGCCAGCTGCAGGAGTACTACCGCGACGGCGGCGACCCCGACGGCGGCTACTGCTGCgaggcggccgccgccgccttccccCCGTCGCCCGCCTCGCCCGGCTTCGCCTACGAGtgctgcggggcggcgggcgcggcgcTGCTGTcgccgggggggcggctgcAGGCGCTGGGCTCGGCcaagcggcggcggcgggtgCGCTCCGAGgcggagctgcagcagctccggcaGGCCGCCAACGTGCGGGAGCGGCGGCGGATGCAGTCCATCAACGACGCCTTCGAGGGGCTGCGCTCGCACATCCCCACGCTGCCCTACGAGAAGCGGCTCTCCAAGGTGGACACGCTGCGCCTCGCCATCGGCTACATCAACTTCCTCAGCGAGCTGGTGCAGTCCGACCTGCCGCTGCGCAGCGCCGGCAGCGAGAGCCCCAGCCAGCCCAAGAAAATCATCATCTGCCACCGCGGCACAA GATCCCCCTCCCCGAGCGACCCCGACTACGGCCTCCCCCCTCTGGCCGGCCACTCGCTGTCGTGGACTGACGAAAAGCAGCTCAAGGAACAAAACATCATCCGGACAGCCAAAGTGTGGACCCCCGAGGACCCGCGGAAGGTGCCCAACAAAGCCTCCCTCAACGACATCGAGAACGAGCCCCCCTTCGACTTCGTGGCGTGA